One window of Candidatus Tiamatella incendiivivens genomic DNA carries:
- the psmA gene encoding archaeal proteasome endopeptidase complex subunit alpha, translating into MAGLPGQAMGYDRAITIFSPEGKLYQVEYAFEAVRKGWTSLGVKSSSAVVLLSEKKYVTKLMELDSIEKVFIIDDHIGVTFAGFGSDGRVLIDYARLVSIRHKLLYGDPISIEYLTKHVADIKHQYTQYGGVRPFGVSMIFGGIDPDSTPRLLRTEPGGQYIGYYAIAIGMGAQGANEYLEAHYKPDMTPEETLELSFKAMIYSMQQRNENVKELTEENFDAGMALVETGKFKKLSREEVRNILSNVLS; encoded by the coding sequence ATGGCAGGATTGCCTGGACAGGCAATGGGATATGATAGGGCGATAACTATATTCTCACCTGAGGGTAAGCTTTACCAAGTTGAATATGCTTTCGAAGCGGTTAGAAAGGGATGGACTAGTTTAGGGGTAAAATCCAGTAGTGCCGTAGTTCTATTGTCTGAGAAAAAGTATGTGACAAAGCTCATGGAACTCGATAGTATAGAGAAAGTGTTTATCATAGATGACCATATAGGCGTCACATTTGCAGGATTTGGTTCAGACGGGAGAGTACTTATAGATTATGCTAGGCTTGTCAGTATAAGACACAAGCTTCTATACGGTGATCCCATAAGCATTGAGTATTTAACTAAACATGTAGCAGACATTAAACACCAGTATACACAATATGGAGGGGTTAGACCCTTTGGTGTTTCCATGATTTTCGGAGGGATAGACCCTGATAGTACTCCAAGACTGCTGAGAACAGAGCCAGGAGGACAGTATATAGGTTACTATGCTATAGCAATAGGAATGGGTGCCCAGGGAGCTAATGAGTATTTGGAAGCTCATTATAAGCCAGATATGACGCCTGAAGAGACTTTAGAGTTGTCTTTTAAGGCAATGATTTATTCGATGCAGCAAAGAAATGAAAACGTAAAAGAGTTAACGGAAGAAAACTTTGATGCTGGTATGGCTCTCGTGGAGACGGGCAAGTTTAAGAAATTATCTAGAGAGGAGGTAAGGAACATTCTTTCTAATGTCTTATCCTAA
- a CDS encoding ribosome assembly factor SBDS produces the protein MSGHEYVIAKIDIGSNRFEILVNPDLAFKYKSGEQVDFDDLLMSDIVYKDARKGFKASSESVRKVFGTEDMKKIADTILRQGELQLTSAQRKQLLEARKRQIINYIVKNAVDPKTKLPIPTKRIENLFEELRISIDLNKSAEAQAIDAVKRIARVIPIKLARALVRAVIPPEFSGRAYNELSRLGELKKTEWKSDGSLVAEIEIPAGAQNDIINAINKLTKGRGQIQIKVVD, from the coding sequence TTGAGTGGACACGAATACGTTATAGCCAAAATTGACATCGGAAGTAATAGATTTGAAATCTTGGTTAACCCGGATTTAGCCTTTAAGTATAAATCAGGTGAGCAAGTCGACTTTGATGATTTATTGATGAGTGATATCGTTTATAAGGATGCAAGAAAGGGTTTTAAGGCTAGCTCCGAGTCAGTTAGAAAGGTTTTCGGTACGGAGGATATGAAGAAAATAGCAGATACAATATTACGTCAAGGAGAGCTTCAGTTAACTTCTGCCCAGAGAAAACAATTGCTTGAGGCTAGGAAAAGGCAAATCATTAATTATATTGTTAAGAACGCAGTTGACCCTAAAACAAAGCTTCCTATACCTACGAAAAGGATAGAAAATCTTTTTGAAGAATTACGTATAAGTATCGATCTAAACAAATCAGCTGAAGCACAAGCTATTGATGCAGTTAAAAGAATTGCACGTGTAATCCCCATAAAACTTGCTAGAGCACTGGTCAGAGCAGTAATTCCACCAGAGTTCTCTGGAAGAGCCTATAATGAGTTAAGCAGACTCGGTGAACTAAAGAAAACCGAGTGGAAATCGGATGGAAGCTTAGTTGCAGAAATAGAAATCCCTGCAGGTGCACAGAACGACATTATAAATGCAATTAATAAACTCACAAAGGGAAGAGGACAGATTCAGATAAAAGTGGTGGACTAA
- a CDS encoding exosome complex protein Rrp4: MAEEKIIILPGDKLNGPDLEVRGLGRNYATYKIGDNIFAALPGVLEVTQEKKIFIPLENVYIPKPGDIIIGIVVNVGLSYWTIDIRAPYSAVLTGQEFLNRPFNPATETLSLYLVEGDYIIGKISSFDRFRSPFITLKGSDKFGKIVKGKVIEIKPSRIPRVIGKKRSMINMLMEESGCDITVGVNGLIHIDCKNPHLEGVVTLAVKKIEAEAHTSGLTDRVRSFLKEQLSSS, encoded by the coding sequence ATGGCTGAAGAAAAAATAATTATTTTACCTGGAGACAAACTTAACGGCCCTGACCTTGAAGTAAGAGGTCTTGGCAGAAACTACGCTACATATAAAATAGGCGATAATATTTTTGCAGCTCTTCCTGGAGTACTTGAAGTTACACAGGAGAAGAAGATTTTCATCCCGTTAGAAAATGTATACATACCTAAGCCTGGAGACATTATTATAGGTATAGTAGTGAATGTAGGATTATCTTATTGGACAATAGATATACGGGCACCGTATTCTGCTGTTTTAACTGGTCAGGAGTTCTTAAACAGACCATTTAATCCGGCTACAGAAACACTTTCACTCTATCTAGTGGAAGGCGATTACATCATCGGTAAAATAAGTTCCTTCGACAGATTTAGAAGTCCATTCATAACATTGAAGGGAAGTGATAAGTTTGGGAAGATTGTGAAGGGCAAAGTGATAGAAATAAAGCCTAGCCGAATCCCCAGGGTTATTGGAAAGAAGAGGAGCATGATTAACATGTTAATGGAAGAATCGGGATGCGATATTACAGTAGGTGTTAACGGGCTTATACATATAGACTGTAAAAACCCACATCTAGAGGGTGTAGTTACACTTGCAGTAAAGAAGATCGAAGCCGAGGCTCATACATCTGGCCTCACTGATAGAGTGAGGAGTTTCCTGAAAGAGCAACTTTCAAGTTCTTAG
- the rrp41 gene encoding exosome complex exonuclease Rrp41, translated as MKYGEKPQLIKENGTRLDGRRPEDPRPIYMEVGVLENADGSAFVSFGKTRVLAAVYGPREPIQKYMVLPDRAVLRVRYHMAPFSTGERKSPAPSRREIELSKVIREALEPVVITELYPRTMIDLFIEVLQADGGTRTTGATAASLALADAGIALKDLVAGVAIGKINGVLVVDIDEAEDMYGEADMPVAMAMRLGLITLLQLNGVLTKEEFAQAMEMAKTTLERVSEMQRKTLLEKYSSVLQV; from the coding sequence TTGAAATATGGTGAAAAACCTCAGTTAATTAAAGAGAATGGAACAAGGCTTGATGGGAGGAGACCAGAAGACCCCCGCCCAATTTATATGGAAGTAGGTGTTCTGGAAAACGCGGATGGATCGGCTTTCGTTTCATTTGGAAAAACGAGAGTGTTAGCAGCAGTTTATGGACCCAGAGAACCCATACAGAAATATATGGTTCTACCGGATAGAGCGGTTTTACGTGTCAGATACCATATGGCTCCATTTTCGACGGGGGAGAGAAAAAGCCCTGCTCCCTCTAGAAGGGAAATAGAGCTCTCAAAAGTAATAAGAGAAGCTCTCGAACCTGTTGTCATAACGGAGCTTTACCCTAGAACAATGATTGATCTATTCATAGAGGTGTTACAAGCAGACGGAGGAACAAGAACGACGGGAGCGACTGCAGCCTCCCTGGCTCTTGCAGACGCTGGTATAGCTCTGAAGGATCTCGTAGCGGGTGTAGCGATAGGTAAGATTAATGGAGTACTTGTCGTTGATATAGATGAGGCTGAGGACATGTACGGAGAAGCCGATATGCCTGTTGCTATGGCTATGAGACTGGGTTTGATTACACTGCTTCAGCTAAATGGTGTCCTTACGAAGGAAGAGTTTGCTCAAGCTATGGAAATGGCGAAAACTACTCTTGAGAGAGTAAGTGAAATGCAGAGGAAGACCTTGCTTGAGAAATATTCAAGTGTACTTCAGGTTTGA
- a CDS encoding exosome complex protein Rrp42, producing the protein MSFTPFRIPIVPQLKKNMILSIIEKGLRIDERKLEDIRPIKIITGYLDKAEGSAYVELGKTKVIAGVKVEVGEPFRDMPDLGVLTVHAEFVPLASPSFEPGPPDENAIELSRVIDRSFRELGAVELEKLAIIPGKKVWIVWVDLYIIDHDGNLLDASMLAALTALKMAMIPGYTIEGDNVVIDRESSSGVLPLKEEAVYVHIAKIGNYLVVDPSLDEEVVADSRIAFSISRNGRIAGIQKMGQGGMSIEEITKAMELAISVAPKYFNAVDSVLNKEENKG; encoded by the coding sequence GTGTCATTCACACCTTTTAGAATTCCCATAGTTCCCCAGCTCAAGAAGAATATGATACTTTCCATAATTGAAAAGGGGTTGAGAATTGATGAGAGAAAGCTAGAGGACATTAGGCCTATAAAAATTATCACAGGTTATTTAGATAAAGCCGAGGGTTCTGCATACGTGGAACTAGGGAAAACAAAAGTTATTGCAGGCGTCAAAGTAGAGGTAGGAGAGCCTTTCCGAGACATGCCTGATTTAGGTGTTTTAACCGTTCACGCCGAGTTTGTCCCTCTAGCGTCACCCTCGTTTGAGCCCGGTCCTCCCGATGAAAATGCCATAGAACTGTCTAGAGTAATTGATAGAAGCTTTAGGGAACTAGGAGCAGTTGAGCTAGAAAAACTAGCTATTATACCTGGTAAGAAGGTATGGATAGTATGGGTTGATCTATATATTATAGACCATGACGGGAACCTTCTAGATGCTTCCATGTTGGCAGCTCTAACTGCACTGAAAATGGCTATGATACCGGGTTATACTATAGAAGGAGATAATGTGGTTATCGACAGAGAATCATCTAGTGGCGTGTTGCCCTTAAAAGAAGAGGCCGTGTATGTACACATCGCGAAGATAGGTAACTACCTTGTAGTAGATCCTAGTTTGGATGAAGAAGTTGTAGCGGATTCACGTATAGCTTTTTCAATTAGCCGTAATGGAAGAATAGCTGGCATTCAAAAAATGGGCCAGGGTGGGATGAGTATAGAAGAAATCACCAAAGCTATGGAATTAGCTATTAGTGTTGCCCCGAAATATTTTAATGCAGTTGACTCAGTCCTAAACAAAGAGGAGAATAAAGGATAA
- a CDS encoding 50S ribosomal protein L37ae, translating to MARRTKLVGVVGRYGPRYGSTLRKRVRKIMERRYAPHKCPVCGSIGTVYRVSTGIWKCRKCGATWAGGAYVPNTGLNTNYPQVMVMDRDEFLSK from the coding sequence ATGGCAAGGAGGACGAAGCTTGTAGGGGTAGTAGGCAGATACGGCCCCCGTTACGGATCAACATTAAGGAAGAGAGTTAGGAAAATAATGGAGAGACGCTATGCACCTCACAAATGTCCCGTTTGCGGGTCTATAGGGACAGTCTATAGGGTTTCCACGGGAATATGGAAATGTAGAAAATGCGGTGCAACTTGGGCTGGAGGAGCATATGTTCCAAATACAGGTCTTAACACAAATTATCCGCAAGTAATGGTAATGGATAGAGACGAATTCCTATCCAAGTAG
- a CDS encoding prefoldin subunit: MAEQVPPEVQSLAVRYNQLRDFISSLLQQKMATEAELEELKRLIEVLEQKVEDDYVYEAIGGVLAKRKKEEVLDEAKEKLEILEVRLEKFKSQEEKYTVELKETEEKLKALLAKQYQSLSRQA; this comes from the coding sequence ATGGCAGAACAAGTTCCACCAGAGGTTCAATCTCTAGCAGTACGATATAACCAGTTAAGAGATTTTATATCCAGCCTTTTACAACAGAAAATGGCTACTGAGGCGGAGTTGGAGGAATTGAAACGCTTAATAGAAGTTTTAGAACAGAAGGTTGAAGACGATTATGTATATGAAGCTATAGGAGGAGTGCTTGCTAAAAGAAAGAAGGAAGAAGTACTGGATGAAGCAAAGGAGAAACTCGAAATCTTGGAGGTGAGGTTGGAGAAATTTAAGAGTCAGGAGGAAAAGTATACTGTTGAACTAAAAGAAACAGAAGAAAAGCTAAAGGCGCTACTTGCAAAGCAGTATCAGTCACTGAGCAGACAAGCCTAA
- a CDS encoding DHH family phosphoesterase, with amino-acid sequence MRGIVDFLSSELKDNEQPKVCIITHKNADPDAVASSLGMYYIVKNLCGECKATICFPEGTAVSSRGIIEKYVKCSGSDVRKIFTTECKSIDQNQGIVITVDAANLEQLGCFSEYIEYSRHVIVIDHHRTGELKFRSDLYVGSEDYSSTSEIIALILNTFLDRRSQDYLIQCLATILMAGIVYDSRRFLTVGSNTFRVMDMLESFGGNYFEALDLLEKEEDRSQRIAVLKAYQRIILKEICSFIVVGTHVGSFESYIARTLVNVGADVAIVLSDKKDVTRIALRSRSNTIDVSAFASWLVRKLGTGSGGGHFNSALFEGVLREFERSRDKKVKKLLDLFGEFCDG; translated from the coding sequence ATGAGGGGTATTGTTGATTTTTTATCAAGCGAATTAAAAGATAATGAGCAGCCTAAAGTTTGCATTATAACACATAAAAACGCTGATCCAGATGCAGTAGCCTCCTCTCTAGGCATGTATTATATAGTAAAGAATCTTTGCGGAGAATGCAAGGCAACAATCTGTTTTCCTGAAGGAACAGCAGTTAGTTCTAGGGGGATAATTGAAAAGTATGTAAAATGCAGTGGGTCTGATGTCCGAAAAATTTTTACAACAGAATGTAAGAGTATCGATCAGAATCAAGGTATTGTCATAACAGTCGATGCTGCTAATCTTGAGCAACTAGGGTGTTTTTCTGAATATATAGAGTATTCGCGCCATGTGATTGTAATAGACCATCATAGGACCGGTGAATTGAAATTCAGGTCTGATTTATATGTGGGTAGCGAAGATTATTCATCGACTTCAGAGATAATTGCTTTAATCTTGAATACATTTTTAGATAGAAGAAGCCAGGACTATCTTATTCAATGTCTTGCCACTATATTGATGGCAGGTATAGTGTATGACTCCAGGAGATTTCTAACGGTGGGCTCAAATACGTTTAGAGTAATGGATATGCTAGAGAGTTTTGGGGGAAATTATTTTGAGGCATTGGACTTGCTGGAAAAAGAGGAAGACAGAAGCCAGCGTATTGCAGTCTTAAAAGCTTACCAAAGGATTATTCTAAAAGAAATATGTAGTTTTATTGTAGTAGGAACACACGTTGGATCCTTTGAGTCCTATATAGCTAGAACCTTGGTTAATGTTGGAGCAGACGTTGCTATTGTTCTTTCAGATAAAAAAGATGTCACACGAATAGCATTAAGATCAAGAAGTAACACTATAGACGTGTCTGCTTTTGCCTCTTGGCTTGTAAGAAAACTAGGAACAGGTAGCGGTGGAGGCCATTTTAATAGTGCGTTATTTGAAGGTGTTTTAAGGGAATTCGAGAGAAGTAGGGATAAAAAAGTGAAGAAACTGTTAGATCTTTTCGGTGAGTTCTGCGATGGATGA
- a CDS encoding helix-hairpin-helix domain-containing protein, which produces MDEKSDAKLRVYVDVREKGSIVSSLLEKKLLVVYKRLDVGDYLVSDNIVVERKTISDYIKSLYDGRLFDQASRMASTYNYPVMVIEGKFIPFKDKVKFYSSLASLAVTYGFRVLMANNAQDTVEIIYYIAKRASSSKGQFIVVHKKPRLSCLKDWQLYIIQSLPYVGPKLATRLLEHFGSIDRIVNARLSELAKVPGVGEKRAVELYKVFHTPYSTITGKSYHLDDFT; this is translated from the coding sequence ATGGATGAGAAGTCTGATGCCAAGTTGAGAGTATATGTTGATGTTAGAGAGAAAGGTAGCATTGTCTCTTCTCTTCTAGAGAAAAAGCTTTTGGTTGTTTATAAAAGACTAGATGTTGGTGACTACCTCGTTTCTGATAACATTGTTGTAGAGCGGAAAACTATAAGTGACTATATTAAAAGCCTGTATGATGGACGTTTATTTGACCAAGCCTCTAGGATGGCCTCGACTTACAATTATCCTGTAATGGTGATTGAGGGGAAATTTATTCCGTTTAAAGACAAGGTTAAGTTTTATTCATCTTTAGCATCTCTTGCTGTAACTTATGGTTTTCGGGTTCTAATGGCAAATAATGCCCAGGATACTGTAGAGATTATATATTATATTGCAAAAAGGGCATCTTCTAGTAAGGGTCAGTTCATAGTAGTTCATAAAAAACCCAGACTATCCTGTCTAAAGGACTGGCAACTCTACATTATACAATCACTACCGTATGTCGGCCCTAAACTAGCCACTCGTCTTTTGGAACACTTCGGAAGTATAGATAGAATAGTAAATGCACGATTATCTGAGCTGGCAAAGGTTCCAGGAGTAGGTGAGAAGAGGGCAGTAGAACTTTACAAAGTCTTCCATACGCCCTATTCTACAATTACAGGGAAGAGCTATCATCTAGACGATTTTACATAG
- a CDS encoding elongation factor EF-2, producing MARFKMVSEIEKIMSDLEHVRNIGIIAHVDHGKTTTSDSLLAAAGMISDRIAGEALALDYLNVEKQRGITVKSANVSLYHEYKGRPYIINLIDTPGHVDFSGKVTRSLRVLDGAIVVVDAVEGVMTQTETVIRQSLEERVRPLLFINKVDRLIKELRYTPQQIQQRFVEVIQEVNNLIDLYAEPRFKSIWKLNPADGIVAFGSAKDKWGFTIPMAQEKKITFADVIDAYNKGKEGVAELSKKVPLHETLLDMVVRFVPNPREAQRYRIEKLWKGDMNNSLAKAMVEVDPEGPVVFFINDIRIDPHAGLVATGRVFSGALKPGKELWLVNSRVQQKVLQVSLFMGPYREVTKEITAGNIAAVLGLDKARAGETAVDIEAKNMAAPFERMHYVSEPVVTIAIEPKKPQELSKMIEALRRLSIEDPNLVVKINEETGEYLLSGMGPLHLEITLQLLKENYGIEVEASPPIVVYRESIRKASQVFEGKSPNKHNRFYISVEPLNKETIKLMQSGDIGEDQDVKERAKILRDKAGWDYDEARRIWAFDENLDIFVNKTSGIQHLREVQDTIIQAYRLAMKEGPLATEPVRGVKVLLHDAMVHEDPAHRGPAQIYPAVRNAIYAGILTSKPTLLEPIQKLDIRTPMDYVSTIASVLARRRGKMLDVISMGHVARIIAEIPVAETFDLAAELRSVTAGRAFWGTEFSRWSPVPDSMLDELIKKIRERKGLPPHPPKLDDLIGF from the coding sequence ATGGCCCGTTTCAAGATGGTATCTGAAATAGAGAAAATTATGAGCGATCTAGAGCATGTGAGGAATATAGGTATAATAGCGCACGTTGATCATGGAAAGACGACAACCAGTGACTCACTACTAGCTGCTGCTGGTATGATCTCGGATAGAATTGCTGGAGAAGCTTTGGCTCTAGACTATCTTAACGTTGAGAAACAGAGAGGTATAACAGTAAAATCTGCTAACGTTAGCCTTTACCACGAGTATAAGGGTCGGCCGTATATTATCAACCTTATAGACACTCCTGGCCATGTGGATTTCAGTGGTAAAGTAACCCGAAGTCTTAGAGTGCTTGACGGTGCTATAGTAGTAGTGGACGCAGTTGAAGGCGTTATGACCCAGACAGAGACTGTTATAAGGCAATCACTGGAAGAGAGAGTTAGACCACTCCTTTTCATAAACAAAGTTGACAGACTGATAAAAGAGTTAAGATACACACCGCAGCAAATACAACAAAGATTCGTTGAAGTTATCCAGGAAGTGAATAATTTAATAGACCTCTATGCTGAACCTCGGTTTAAGAGCATATGGAAACTCAATCCTGCAGACGGTATTGTGGCATTCGGTTCTGCCAAGGATAAATGGGGCTTTACTATACCAATGGCCCAGGAAAAGAAGATTACATTTGCAGATGTTATTGATGCATATAACAAGGGCAAGGAAGGCGTTGCCGAGTTGTCCAAGAAGGTGCCTTTACATGAGACGTTGCTGGATATGGTTGTAAGGTTTGTTCCTAACCCTAGGGAGGCTCAGAGATATAGGATAGAGAAATTATGGAAAGGAGACATGAATAACTCCCTGGCTAAAGCCATGGTTGAGGTTGATCCTGAAGGGCCGGTAGTGTTTTTCATAAATGATATTAGAATAGATCCTCATGCAGGACTGGTAGCAACAGGTAGAGTCTTCTCGGGGGCGCTGAAACCTGGTAAAGAGTTATGGCTTGTGAATAGTAGGGTGCAACAGAAAGTATTGCAAGTTAGCCTCTTCATGGGTCCGTACAGAGAGGTTACAAAGGAGATAACAGCTGGAAATATAGCTGCAGTGCTAGGGCTGGATAAAGCTAGGGCAGGAGAAACTGCGGTGGATATAGAAGCAAAAAATATGGCTGCACCTTTCGAGAGAATGCATTATGTAAGTGAGCCTGTAGTTACTATAGCAATAGAGCCGAAGAAGCCTCAAGAGCTCTCTAAGATGATTGAAGCACTAAGAAGGTTGAGTATTGAAGATCCGAACCTTGTGGTTAAGATAAATGAAGAAACAGGTGAATACCTACTCTCAGGTATGGGCCCGCTGCATCTTGAAATAACGTTACAATTACTGAAAGAAAATTATGGAATAGAAGTAGAAGCAAGCCCGCCTATAGTAGTATATCGAGAGAGTATCCGTAAGGCTAGTCAGGTCTTCGAAGGTAAAAGCCCTAACAAGCATAACAGGTTCTACATATCAGTCGAGCCTTTGAATAAGGAAACGATAAAGCTAATGCAGAGTGGTGACATTGGAGAGGACCAGGATGTTAAGGAAAGAGCAAAAATTCTCCGTGACAAAGCTGGGTGGGACTATGATGAGGCTAGAAGAATATGGGCATTCGATGAGAATCTCGATATATTTGTTAACAAAACCTCAGGTATACAACATCTCAGAGAAGTTCAAGATACTATAATTCAGGCATATAGATTGGCAATGAAAGAAGGGCCTTTAGCAACAGAACCTGTAAGGGGGGTTAAAGTACTATTGCATGATGCAATGGTTCACGAGGATCCTGCGCATAGAGGGCCTGCTCAGATATATCCAGCAGTCAGAAATGCTATTTATGCTGGGATATTGACTTCTAAACCGACACTACTAGAGCCTATACAAAAGCTTGACATTCGCACGCCGATGGACTATGTGAGCACTATAGCGTCTGTTCTAGCTAGGAGAAGAGGAAAGATGTTGGATGTCATAAGTATGGGCCATGTTGCAAGGATTATAGCAGAGATACCTGTGGCTGAAACATTTGATTTGGCAGCAGAACTTAGGAGCGTCACGGCGGGAAGAGCTTTCTGGGGAACAGAGTTTAGTAGATGGAGCCCTGTCCCAGATTCAATGCTTGACGAATTAATCAAGAAGATAAGAGAGAGAAAGGGATTACCTCCTCACCCACCAAAGCTGGACGACCTTATAGGTTTTTAA
- the nuoB gene encoding NADH-quinone oxidoreductase subunit NuoB yields the protein MGEEKGKAYVGDIDVSANKAAELLMNKAKLGKMIDWATAFSLWPVHLTTSCCGCEFAATWSPRFDAERYGALPWIGSRQTNFMIIEGTVTKKMAKAVRITWEQMPFPKFAIAMGACALDGGIFHNSYNIIRPWQIVPIDVYIPGCPPRPEAVARAIIELQKIIRSKGVASSWITKGVREDKIGHFIKKGGE from the coding sequence TTGGGCGAAGAGAAAGGGAAGGCTTATGTTGGAGACATCGACGTTTCAGCTAATAAGGCGGCAGAATTATTAATGAACAAGGCTAAACTGGGAAAAATGATTGATTGGGCGACAGCATTTAGCCTGTGGCCTGTTCACTTAACGACAAGTTGTTGTGGTTGTGAATTTGCGGCGACATGGAGTCCAAGATTTGACGCAGAGCGATACGGAGCGCTTCCTTGGATAGGTTCTAGACAAACTAATTTCATGATAATCGAAGGAACTGTTACTAAGAAAATGGCTAAGGCTGTTAGGATAACATGGGAGCAAATGCCGTTCCCTAAGTTTGCGATTGCGATGGGTGCCTGTGCTCTTGACGGTGGAATCTTCCATAACAGCTATAATATAATTAGGCCATGGCAGATAGTTCCTATCGATGTTTATATACCGGGTTGTCCGCCAAGACCTGAAGCTGTTGCTAGAGCTATTATTGAGCTTCAAAAGATTATCCGTAGCAAAGGAGTCGCGAGTTCTTGGATAACTAAGGGAGTGAGAGAGGATAAGATAGGGCATTTTATAAAGAAAGGAGGCGAGTAA
- a CDS encoding NADH-quinone oxidoreductase subunit C, which yields MTIIEELEEKLGDLNPEITEGKGFISVSVETTKLRETAKRLLDLGFDHVKTVTAVDYKKDNQFEVIYHASSYLNTELAKYIIELKTRIPRDNPVVESLSDIWISAEFLERETFEYFGINFTGHPDLRPILLLQEIADQHPLRKDFIVKEEGIFK from the coding sequence ATGACTATTATTGAAGAACTTGAAGAGAAACTGGGAGATTTAAATCCCGAAATTACTGAAGGAAAGGGGTTCATTTCTGTAAGCGTTGAAACTACAAAACTACGTGAAACCGCGAAACGCCTTTTAGACTTAGGGTTTGATCATGTAAAAACCGTAACAGCCGTTGATTATAAGAAAGATAATCAGTTCGAGGTAATATATCATGCATCAAGCTACTTGAACACCGAGCTAGCAAAATACATTATTGAACTCAAGACTAGAATACCGAGAGATAACCCAGTAGTAGAATCGCTAAGCGATATATGGATAAGTGCAGAGTTCTTGGAGAGGGAAACGTTTGAATACTTCGGCATAAACTTCACAGGCCACCCTGATCTCAGGCCTATCCTTCTATTACAGGAGATAGCCGATCAACATCCTCTAAGGAAGGATTTCATTGTTAAGGAGGAGGGGATATTCAAATGA